In Tachypleus tridentatus isolate NWPU-2018 chromosome 7, ASM421037v1, whole genome shotgun sequence, a genomic segment contains:
- the SecS gene encoding sec synthetase isoform X2 — MNKSNLELSKRLVPENYVQQAAQALSVTENKIRILLEQRRLPDEGWDEMTIEVLLQQLSLMDSNNFPGNCGAGEREARISSELVARRHFRMGHGIGRSGDINEVQPKAAGSSLMNKLTNSLLLQVLREAGAPSTASAFVVPMATGMSLVLCFLTLRHRRKGAKYVIWPRIDQKSCFKCMLTAGFEPVIVQNKMCGDELRTDIEAIEKSIEELKAENIVCILTTTSCFAPRTPDRLEEVSKLCKQYNIPHLVNNAYGVQSSKCMHLIQEAAKVGRLDAYVQSSDKNFMVPVGGSIIAGFDKNLIEEIGKTYPGRASAAPSTDMFITLLNLGKQGYQKLLQQRKHRFNQLKQELTKVAEKHGERLLDTRHNPVSLGITLSSFRGLEGKSLTRIGSMLFTRCISGAR; from the exons atGAATAAGTCAAATCTCGAACTTTCAAAGCGACTGGTTCCAGAGAATTATGTTCAACAGGCTGCTCAAGCTCTGTCTGTGACAGAAAACAAGATTAGAATTCTTCTGGAACAG AGAAGATTACCAGATGAAGGATGGGATGAAATGACCATTGAAGTTCTGCTTCAACAGTTGTCTCTAATGGATAGTAACAACTTTCCTGGAAACTGTGGAGCAGGAGAACGTGAAGCAAGGATTTCCTCAGAGCTAGTGGCTAGACGTCATTTTAG GATGGGACATGGGATTGGAAGATCAGGAGATATTAATGAAGTGCAGCCCAAGGCTGCAGGTTCCAGTTTAATGAACAAACTCACTAATTCTCTGTTACTCCAAGTTCTTCGTGAAGCAG GAgctccctctacagcttctgccTTTGTGGTTCCTATGGCAACAGGAATGAGTCTAGTACTGTGCTTTCTAACTCTCCGTCACAGACGCAAAGGAGCAAAATACGTTATCTGGCCTCGAATAGATCAGAAGTCATGCTTTAAATGTATGCTTACGgcag GTTTTGAACCAGTCATTGTTCAGAACAAGATGTGTGGAGATGAGTTGAGAACAGATATTGAGGCAATTGAGAAAAGTATTGAGGAGCTAAAGGCAGAAAATATAGTTTGTATCCTCACCACTACTTCATGTTTTGCTCCAAGAACACCAGAcag ATTAGAAGAAGTCTCCAAGCTCTGTAAGCAGTACAATATTCCTCATCTGGTAAATAATGCTTATGGTGTACAATCTTCCAAGTGCATGCATCTGATCCAAGAA gCTGCCAAGGTAGGCAGACTTGATGCATATGTTCAAAGTAGTGATAAAAACTTCATGGTTCCAGTTGGTGGGTCTATCATTGCTGGATTTGATAAAAATCTAATTGAAGAAATTGGGAAAACCTATCCAG GTAGAGCTTCGGCTGCTCCTTCCACTGACATGTTCATTACTTTGCTGAATCTGGGGAAACAGGGTTATCAAAAGCTTTTGCAGCAAAGGAAACACAGGTTTAATCAGCTAAAGCAAGAACTAACAAAAGTTGCAGAAAAACATGGAGAAAGATTGCTAGATACAAGACACAATCCAGTCTCTTTAG